A window of the Lactobacillus gasseri ATCC 33323 = JCM 1131 genome harbors these coding sequences:
- a CDS encoding CPBP family intramembrane glutamic endopeptidase, whose amino-acid sequence MNTPSSRQGNLTRYAVYLVLYLIVIGIKKLTLLDDQVNKIGYFFFLIFTLFALYFYIRQFNREQRFFEKKPSMPLLADYSFLVGVSILVILGRIFISYLQAKGAVPLMNFQIIYQKGESNLLFWFFIFSIGILIPALQVYLTSGFFFNYGFRAQNMTSGVVGIICSGFFFGILNFQASLALFVINSLYGMLFAWSYLYSQRILMPIYLAILNGIFMVILA is encoded by the coding sequence ATGAATACGCCATCATCAAGGCAAGGAAATTTAACTAGATATGCTGTTTATTTGGTTCTTTATTTGATAGTAATTGGAATAAAGAAATTAACATTATTAGATGATCAAGTAAATAAGATTGGATATTTTTTCTTTTTAATCTTTACGCTCTTTGCCTTATACTTTTACATTAGGCAATTCAATCGCGAACAACGATTCTTTGAAAAAAAGCCAAGTATGCCACTTTTAGCAGATTACAGTTTTCTTGTTGGTGTATCTATCTTGGTGATCTTAGGACGAATTTTTATTTCCTATCTTCAAGCCAAAGGAGCAGTTCCCTTGATGAATTTTCAGATAATTTATCAAAAGGGCGAAAGTAATCTTTTATTCTGGTTCTTTATTTTTTCAATCGGAATCTTAATCCCAGCGCTGCAAGTGTATTTAACAAGTGGTTTTTTCTTTAATTATGGCTTTAGGGCGCAAAATATGACTAGTGGAGTAGTGGGAATAATTTGCTCTGGTTTTTTCTTTGGTATTCTTAATTTTCAAGCGTCATTAGCTTTATTTGTGATCAACAGCCTTTACGGAATGCTGTTTGCCTGGTCATATTTATATTCGCAGCGCATTTTGATGCCAATTTATTTAGCAATTTTAAATGGAATTTTTATGGTGATCTTAGCATAA
- a CDS encoding cation-transporting P-type ATPase: MLKMFKINTSGTRNTTDTKLVRRIACEDKFATLQRLKTSISGLQSKDARQRLAKYGSNEIIIKHDKTKLHYLLKAFVTPFSLVLLFLAIVAIFLNSSQRTLNLSPAIFVLAILFISVILTAMQNIRINTNIQNLINRISRTTQVMRDCEPQKLLTRDLTIGDVVLLKAGDIVPADVKLLKSNDLECSLLGEEDTVKKRATNYTGKNNNLDYANILYAGTIILSGSGIGVVFATGKETVFGKIAQNLSKINLENNLFNFSMKKLTKIFLTLILIIVPVVLLINEIIRGNWENALIFAMAITVGITAGVMPTAIVNNLVKANIDMPRIRATYDN; encoded by the coding sequence ATGTTGAAGATGTTCAAAATCAACACTTCCGGCACAAGAAATACTACAGACACCAAGCTGGTGCGCCGGATTGCATGCGAAGATAAGTTTGCGACGCTGCAACGATTAAAAACCTCAATTAGCGGCCTTCAAAGTAAAGATGCGAGGCAACGCTTAGCAAAGTACGGATCTAATGAAATAATAATTAAACATGATAAGACTAAACTTCACTATTTGTTAAAGGCTTTTGTAACTCCTTTTTCCCTCGTTCTGCTTTTTTTAGCAATTGTAGCAATTTTTTTAAATTCTTCTCAACGTACTCTTAACCTAAGTCCAGCAATTTTTGTTTTAGCAATTTTATTTATTTCAGTAATTTTAACTGCTATGCAAAATATTCGTATCAATACTAATATTCAAAACTTGATAAATCGAATTTCTAGAACAACTCAAGTAATGCGTGATTGTGAACCACAGAAACTTTTAACTCGTGATCTAACAATTGGTGATGTGGTACTACTTAAAGCTGGAGATATTGTTCCAGCGGACGTTAAATTACTCAAAAGTAATGATTTAGAATGTTCATTACTTGGTGAAGAAGATACTGTGAAAAAGAGAGCTACTAATTACACTGGCAAAAACAATAACTTAGATTACGCTAATATTTTATATGCAGGCACAATTATTCTTTCAGGTTCAGGAATTGGCGTTGTTTTTGCGACTGGTAAAGAAACTGTTTTTGGAAAAATAGCTCAAAATCTTTCTAAGATTAATCTAGAAAACAATCTTTTTAATTTTAGTATGAAAAAATTAACTAAAATCTTTTTGACATTAATCCTGATTATTGTTCCAGTTGTTTTGCTGATTAATGAAATAATACGTGGCAATTGGGAAAATGCTTTAATTTTCGCTATGGCAATTACTGTTGGTATAACGGCTGGAGTAATGCCGACAGCTATTGTAAATAATTTGGTAAAGGCCAATATCGATATGCCTAGGATTCGAGCGACATATGACAATTAA
- a CDS encoding ROK family protein, which yields MNLIAIDIGGTTIKIATWINKKLKMVFTVDTPDNLETFYHKLSDAVNEIKTNNKIDGVAISSPGAVNKKTGVIEGASALPYIHNFKIVPELEKRFGLPVSIENDANCAALAELVAGSAKDCRSMAFLVIGTGVGGSVIINNQIWHGAHLYGGEFGFMIIDGQQLSVLASPVSMAKRHNEKTGKNFDGKTVFELADTDDLVAQEERGKLIHALATAIYNIQHSFDPEKIIIGGGISQNQELIPLLNDEISKIRNKLDIATVKPILDICTLKNEANLRGAVADFEKEH from the coding sequence ATGAATTTAATCGCAATTGATATTGGCGGGACAACAATTAAAATCGCTACTTGGATAAATAAAAAATTAAAGATGGTCTTCACTGTCGATACGCCTGATAATTTAGAAACTTTTTATCATAAACTAAGCGATGCAGTTAATGAAATCAAAACTAATAATAAAATTGACGGTGTAGCTATTTCTTCACCCGGCGCTGTTAATAAAAAGACTGGAGTAATTGAAGGCGCTAGTGCTCTACCTTATATTCACAATTTCAAAATTGTGCCTGAATTAGAAAAACGCTTTGGTTTGCCAGTAAGTATTGAAAATGATGCAAATTGCGCAGCTCTAGCTGAATTAGTTGCTGGGTCAGCTAAAGATTGCCGCAGTATGGCATTTTTAGTAATTGGAACTGGAGTCGGCGGTAGTGTTATCATTAATAACCAAATTTGGCATGGTGCTCATCTATACGGCGGTGAGTTTGGCTTTATGATTATTGATGGTCAGCAACTTAGTGTCTTGGCTTCTCCTGTTTCTATGGCTAAACGCCATAATGAAAAAACTGGTAAAAATTTTGATGGAAAGACAGTGTTTGAACTTGCTGACACCGATGATTTAGTTGCACAGGAAGAACGCGGCAAGCTGATCCATGCTTTAGCTACTGCTATTTATAATATTCAACATAGTTTTGATCCAGAAAAAATTATCATTGGTGGCGGAATTTCTCAAAATCAAGAATTAATACCTCTTCTTAATGATGAAATATCAAAAATAAGAAATAAATTAGATATTGCGACTGTTAAGCCAATTTTAGACATCTGTACCTTAAAAAATGAAGCAAATTTGCGTGGAGCTGTTGCAGATTTTGAAAAAGAGCATTAA
- a CDS encoding glycoside hydrolase family 1 protein: MNKQKMPKDFFWGNSVSSMQTEGAWNEDGKGLSVYDVRPATENTTDWHTAIDEYHRYDEDLDLMKEMNMNMYRIQISWSRVCPEGDGKFNLKGIDFYDKLINAMLKRGIEPMICLYHFDMPLHLAKEYNGFMSRHVVDAFVRFGKKMIDHFSDRVKYWIVFNEHNLYFQDEVFNISGYEKGDKTLDDMYTIFHHTMISHIRLANYIHEKYDDVKIGGMLAYQQIYPETSKATDVWAAKQAQEFLNFNIYDADTGRGYSPEVMQYAKDHHINWDITDEDQEEMKKAQADFLAFSYYSSWTLSADKIPEDIAPNRYMNYGGVKNKYLKTNAWGWTIDPLGFRNAITTMYNHYKIPVFPIENGIGLKETWDGEHMIEDDERIAYHEEHIKAMKDAMFLDGAKVLGYLGWGLIDIPSSHADVEKRYGAVYVNRSNHDLKDLKRVPKKSFYWSQKVLKNNGDEI; encoded by the coding sequence ATGAATAAGCAGAAAATGCCTAAAGACTTTTTCTGGGGCAATTCAGTTTCAAGTATGCAAACTGAGGGTGCCTGGAATGAGGATGGTAAAGGCTTATCAGTTTACGATGTACGACCTGCTACAGAAAACACCACAGATTGGCACACCGCAATTGATGAGTACCACCGTTATGACGAAGATTTAGACCTAATGAAAGAAATGAATATGAATATGTATCGTATTCAAATTTCCTGGTCAAGAGTTTGTCCTGAAGGAGACGGAAAATTTAATCTTAAAGGAATCGATTTTTACGACAAATTGATTAATGCCATGCTCAAACGTGGTATTGAACCCATGATTTGTCTTTATCACTTCGACATGCCACTACATTTAGCCAAAGAATATAACGGCTTTATGTCAAGACATGTTGTCGATGCCTTTGTCAGATTTGGTAAAAAGATGATCGATCATTTTTCAGACCGAGTTAAATACTGGATTGTCTTTAATGAACATAATCTCTACTTCCAAGATGAAGTATTCAATATTTCTGGCTATGAAAAAGGCGATAAAACCTTAGACGACATGTACACCATCTTTCACCATACAATGATTAGCCACATTCGACTGGCTAATTACATTCATGAAAAATATGATGATGTAAAAATTGGCGGTATGCTTGCCTACCAGCAAATTTACCCAGAAACATCAAAAGCCACTGATGTTTGGGCTGCTAAGCAAGCTCAAGAATTTTTGAACTTTAATATTTATGATGCAGATACTGGGCGTGGTTACTCGCCAGAAGTTATGCAATATGCAAAAGATCACCATATTAATTGGGATATCACTGATGAAGATCAAGAAGAAATGAAAAAAGCCCAAGCTGATTTCTTAGCTTTCAGCTACTACTCTTCTTGGACTCTCTCAGCTGACAAAATTCCAGAAGACATCGCACCTAACCGTTACATGAATTATGGCGGTGTTAAAAACAAGTATCTCAAGACTAATGCTTGGGGCTGGACGATTGATCCACTTGGCTTTAGAAACGCTATTACGACGATGTACAACCACTACAAGATTCCAGTCTTTCCAATCGAAAACGGAATTGGCTTAAAAGAAACTTGGGACGGCGAGCATATGATCGAAGATGATGAACGAATTGCTTACCATGAAGAACATATCAAAGCAATGAAAGATGCAATGTTTTTAGATGGTGCCAAAGTTCTTGGTTATCTAGGCTGGGGACTAATTGATATTCCAAGTTCGCATGCCGATGTGGAAAAGCGTTACGGCGCTGTCTATGTTAACCGGTCAAACCATGACTTAAAAGATTTAAAACGTGTTCCTAAGAAATCATTTTATTGGTCCCAAAAAGTATTAAAGAATAATGGAGACGAAATATAA
- a CDS encoding PTS sugar transporter subunit IIB, translated as MADKTIMLACSAGMSTSLLVSKMQNAAKEKGKDYKIFATAASGIQDEIDKEHPDILMLGPQVQYMEDSVKKITDAAGIPLTVINMQDYGMMNGEHVLETAQELMGDK; from the coding sequence ATGGCAGATAAAACTATTATGCTTGCTTGTTCAGCAGGAATGTCAACTTCATTATTAGTATCCAAGATGCAAAACGCAGCTAAAGAAAAAGGCAAGGACTACAAGATCTTTGCTACTGCAGCATCAGGTATTCAAGACGAAATTGACAAGGAACACCCAGATATATTGATGCTTGGGCCTCAAGTTCAATACATGGAAGACAGTGTTAAGAAGATTACTGATGCAGCAGGCATCCCATTAACAGTTATTAACATGCAAGACTACGGCATGATGAATGGCGAACACGTTCTTGAAACTGCTCAAGAATTAATGGGCGACAAATAG
- a CDS encoding deoxycytidylate deaminase — translation MTRDRIPWKQYFMMQALVIAQRSTCDRALVGSVLVKDDRMIATGYNGSVSGQPHCDDVGHLMVDGHCVRTIHSEMNALIQCAKNGISTEGTEIYVTYFPCFNCSKCLVQAGIKKINYYYDYHDNPLALKLLREKGVAIEQVTLDHKYVQSLADRLEKADNEK, via the coding sequence ATGACAAGAGACAGGATTCCGTGGAAGCAATATTTTATGATGCAGGCTTTAGTTATTGCACAACGTTCTACCTGTGATCGTGCCTTAGTCGGAAGTGTATTAGTTAAAGATGACCGGATGATTGCGACCGGATATAACGGTAGTGTTTCAGGACAGCCTCATTGTGATGATGTTGGTCATCTGATGGTTGATGGACATTGCGTAAGAACAATTCACTCTGAAATGAATGCCTTAATTCAATGCGCTAAAAATGGTATTTCAACTGAAGGTACTGAAATTTACGTTACTTATTTTCCTTGCTTTAATTGCAGTAAGTGCTTAGTGCAAGCTGGTATTAAGAAAATCAACTATTATTATGATTATCATGATAATCCTTTAGCCTTGAAATTATTGCGTGAAAAGGGCGTTGCAATTGAACAAGTAACGCTTGATCATAAATATGTTCAAAGCTTAGCAGACAGGCTGGAGAAGGCTGACAATGAAAAATAA
- a CDS encoding SOS response-associated peptidase family protein, with protein sequence MCSHFAMPSLKEIKTYLTTDLKLPLIVPKNIEDKFSAATQIYPKSSSLVMLYSNNELKLVEKKWGYPSPFQKNRVLYNARVERFYEEKPSMWDNSFARQRCIILASEFWESSKQTYLASNNQTYHEHSSFTAIEEPMTLIAGIYQGNDFSMVTTVANNTVLPVHERMPLVLKPSELRRWLFQNFTSLLDRSEYNLARHQLPHR encoded by the coding sequence ATGTGTAGTCATTTTGCAATGCCATCTCTTAAAGAAATCAAGACTTACCTAACAACTGACTTGAAATTACCACTGATTGTACCTAAAAATATCGAAGATAAATTTTCTGCTGCTACACAAATTTATCCTAAATCTTCATCCCTAGTAATGCTTTACAGCAACAATGAATTAAAACTGGTTGAAAAGAAATGGGGCTATCCGAGTCCCTTTCAAAAGAATCGCGTTCTCTACAATGCCCGTGTAGAACGTTTTTACGAAGAAAAACCGTCAATGTGGGACAACTCATTTGCTCGGCAGCGCTGCATTATCTTAGCCAGTGAATTTTGGGAAAGCAGCAAACAAACTTACCTTGCCTCAAATAATCAAACTTACCATGAGCACTCATCTTTTACTGCTATAGAAGAACCAATGACTTTAATCGCTGGCATTTATCAAGGCAACGATTTTTCAATGGTAACAACTGTTGCTAACAATACTGTTCTTCCCGTTCATGAACGCATGCCGTTAGTCTTAAAACCATCAGAATTACGTCGCTGGCTTTTTCAAAACTTCACTTCTCTGCTTGATCGTTCAGAATATAATTTAGCTCGGCATCAGTTGCCACATCGTTAA
- the trpS gene encoding tryptophan--tRNA ligase, producing the protein MTKEILLTGDRPTGKLHIGHYIGSLKNRVKLQNEGKYEPYIMIADTQALTDNARDPEKIKNSLIQVALDYLAVGLDPEKSTIYVQSQIPALFELTAYYMDLVTVARLERNPTVKTEIKQKNFKDSIPVGFLNYPVSQAADITAFKATVVPVGDDQEPMLEQTREIVRTFNRVYNTDILVEPKGYFPPKGQGRLPGLDGNAKMSKSLGNAIYLSDDAKTVQKKVMSMYTDPNHIHVEDPGQVEGNTVFTYLDVFAPDKDKVAELKEQYQKGGLGDVKIKRYLNKVLEEELGPIRERREKFAQNPDAVYEMLLEGSKKANEVANQTLQEVREAIGLNYFDRLNK; encoded by the coding sequence ATGACGAAAGAAATTTTATTAACTGGAGATAGACCAACTGGTAAGCTTCACATTGGTCACTATATTGGGTCCTTAAAAAACCGTGTTAAGCTGCAAAATGAAGGTAAATATGAACCTTACATTATGATTGCGGATACGCAAGCCTTAACTGATAATGCAAGAGATCCTGAAAAAATCAAAAATAGTTTGATTCAAGTAGCTTTAGACTACTTAGCTGTTGGTTTAGATCCTGAAAAATCTACTATTTATGTTCAATCGCAAATTCCCGCTCTTTTTGAGTTAACTGCATATTACATGGATTTAGTAACAGTTGCACGTCTAGAGAGAAATCCAACCGTTAAAACTGAAATTAAGCAAAAGAACTTCAAGGATTCAATCCCTGTAGGATTTTTAAACTATCCAGTTTCTCAAGCAGCAGATATTACTGCTTTTAAAGCGACAGTAGTCCCAGTTGGGGATGACCAAGAACCAATGCTTGAACAAACTCGTGAAATTGTACGTACTTTTAACCGAGTTTATAACACTGATATCTTAGTTGAGCCCAAGGGCTACTTCCCGCCAAAGGGTCAAGGAAGACTTCCGGGATTAGATGGAAATGCCAAAATGTCTAAATCATTAGGAAATGCGATCTATTTATCCGATGATGCAAAGACTGTGCAAAAGAAAGTAATGTCCATGTATACTGATCCAAATCACATCCATGTGGAAGATCCAGGTCAAGTTGAAGGTAACACTGTCTTTACTTATCTTGATGTATTTGCACCAGACAAGGATAAGGTTGCTGAACTTAAAGAACAATACCAAAAAGGTGGCCTAGGTGACGTTAAAATTAAACGTTACTTAAATAAGGTTCTTGAAGAAGAGCTTGGACCAATCAGAGAACGTCGTGAAAAGTTTGCTCAAAATCCAGATGCTGTTTATGAAATGCTACTAGAAGGATCAAAGAAGGCAAATGAAGTTGCTAATCAGACTCTACAAGAAGTTAGAGAGGCAATTGGTTTAAATTATTTTGATAGATTAAATAAATAA
- a CDS encoding PTS sugar transporter subunit IIC has protein sequence MSEQKKSGFSVFVNKHILPPVMKFVNTKAIQALQNGMIYTLPFILIGSIFLILGNIPIKSVADAINASGWGAFFNQAYTTTFSIMAMWASVGIAYIYVKNEGYEPLAPGLTSLASFLMLQTLTIDSPLKNAMAKGIDGQMTAKAVTENIDKLPHALQSFLESPVTGVFNITWLGGDGMIAAIIVGLLVGWIYSAIMKKGWTIKLPEQVPAAVSNQFTAMIPSGMILIGTMLIYAGFKLTTGSDFLQWTYQTLQIPLQGISDSLGGAIAIGFLVPFFWFFGVHGGLIVGSLAGPMLQANSFDNAQLYKAGKLTIANGAHVVTNEFYNNFINLTGSGITIGLIIFILIAAKSAQLRSIGKVELVPGIFNINEPFLFGLPIVMNPFLAIPFFLTPVVVAISTYFVIKTGIVPPLNGFACPWTMPAVISGFLIGGWKMAIWQACTLVISTLIYWPFAKKYDNILVKREAATLKKDEAESK, from the coding sequence ATGAGTGAACAGAAAAAATCGGGCTTTAGTGTTTTCGTTAATAAACACATCTTGCCCCCAGTAATGAAATTTGTTAACACCAAGGCCATCCAAGCCTTGCAAAATGGTATGATTTACACTTTACCATTTATCTTAATCGGTTCTATCTTCCTTATTCTAGGAAATATTCCAATCAAATCAGTAGCTGATGCAATCAATGCTTCTGGTTGGGGAGCATTCTTTAACCAAGCCTACACTACTACTTTTAGTATCATGGCTATGTGGGCATCTGTTGGTATCGCCTATATTTATGTTAAAAATGAAGGCTATGAGCCATTAGCTCCCGGTCTTACTTCTTTAGCATCATTCTTAATGCTTCAAACTTTAACTATTGACAGTCCATTAAAGAATGCCATGGCTAAAGGTATCGACGGTCAAATGACTGCTAAAGCTGTAACCGAAAATATTGACAAGTTACCACATGCTTTACAAAGTTTCTTAGAATCCCCAGTTACAGGCGTATTTAATATTACCTGGCTTGGCGGAGACGGTATGATCGCCGCAATTATTGTTGGTTTATTAGTCGGCTGGATTTATTCAGCTATTATGAAAAAAGGCTGGACTATTAAGTTGCCTGAACAAGTTCCAGCAGCTGTTTCTAACCAATTTACTGCTATGATTCCATCAGGAATGATCTTAATTGGTACTATGCTTATTTACGCAGGCTTCAAGCTAACCACTGGTTCAGACTTCTTACAATGGACCTACCAAACCCTTCAAATTCCACTTCAAGGTATCTCTGATTCACTTGGTGGTGCAATTGCCATTGGATTCTTAGTCCCATTCTTCTGGTTCTTCGGTGTCCATGGTGGTTTAATTGTTGGATCCTTAGCTGGTCCTATGCTTCAAGCAAACTCATTTGATAATGCACAATTATACAAGGCCGGCAAGTTAACTATTGCTAATGGTGCTCACGTTGTTACTAATGAATTCTACAATAACTTCATTAACTTAACTGGTTCAGGGATTACTATTGGTTTAATTATCTTTATCTTAATTGCTGCTAAATCAGCACAATTACGTTCAATTGGTAAAGTTGAATTAGTTCCTGGTATCTTTAACATTAACGAACCATTCCTATTTGGTTTACCAATTGTTATGAATCCATTCCTTGCAATACCATTCTTCTTAACTCCAGTTGTAGTTGCTATTTCAACTTACTTCGTAATTAAAACTGGTATTGTTCCTCCTCTAAATGGTTTTGCCTGTCCATGGACGATGCCAGCAGTTATTTCTGGCTTCCTAATTGGCGGCTGGAAGATGGCAATTTGGCAAGCATGTACCTTAGTAATTTCAACCTTAATTTACTGGCCATTTGCTAAGAAATACGACAACATTCTTGTTAAACGTGAAGCTGCTACTCTCAAGAAAGACGAGGCTGAAAGTAAATAA
- a CDS encoding TPM domain-containing protein, which yields MKNKVIGLVALLICILTLTASTKSFVSDPQGLFDNQTKELVNQKNESYQKTKTKPEIRLLSLKDSKDLNRIQPLKNQIIIAVALQNKKKNVQIIVGKNYQDLLTQNKCGNIIRYAGNKLRSKKAATFNSGIRLVFNACATLVAQKDKLSYDKNSLTQDELQKIDHPQSVNLVWGLVIAALISFGLVLFKSFRKKK from the coding sequence ATGAAAAATAAAGTCATTGGTTTAGTGGCACTATTAATTTGCATATTAACATTGACTGCTAGCACAAAATCTTTTGTTAGTGATCCGCAAGGACTATTTGATAATCAGACGAAAGAACTTGTTAATCAAAAAAATGAGAGCTATCAAAAGACTAAAACTAAACCTGAAATTCGCCTTTTAAGCTTAAAAGACAGCAAGGATTTAAATCGAATTCAGCCATTAAAGAATCAGATAATTATTGCCGTTGCCCTTCAAAATAAAAAGAAAAATGTTCAAATTATTGTTGGTAAGAATTATCAAGATCTTTTAACTCAAAATAAATGTGGCAACATTATTCGGTATGCAGGGAATAAATTAAGGAGCAAAAAAGCAGCTACTTTTAATTCTGGGATTCGACTAGTTTTTAATGCTTGCGCTACTTTGGTTGCTCAAAAAGATAAGCTGTCTTATGATAAAAATTCGTTAACACAAGATGAACTGCAAAAAATAGATCATCCACAAAGTGTAAACTTGGTTTGGGGATTAGTAATTGCAGCTTTAATAAGTTTTGGATTAGTTCTATTTAAAAGCTTTCGAAAAAAGAAGTAG